The genomic window TCTTTATAAAGCTCCATTGATCTGATATTAGTTAACATGACATGGAGAAGTGTTCGATGTTCATTTGGAACCCAGAACATTTATTAGTTAAAAAGTATCATGTTTCTGAGTAACATGGAAGTTCATTATCCTGTAGGCAAAAGAGGCCGGGAGCACTCGCTTCTGTATGGGTGCGGCATGGAGGGACACTATAGGAAGGAAGACCAACTTCAACCAGATCCTTGAATATGTAAAAGAAATAAGGTAATACAATACTATCATCTGAAAAATATACTATAAGTTTGGTCTATCAGATTTCAAATGAAATGCGCTTAACTTATAGGGGTGCGTGATTCGTGGAATGTTTTCACATTTTTGGGAATTTACATTGAAAAAATATTCTAATATAAGATTTCTAATGTAAAATTCCTGTGAAAACATTGACCACACGCCCTATCAGGTAAATGTAGATAACATTTGAGCTCTTTATTGTAGGGATATGGGGATGGAGGTGTGTTGCACCCTTGGCATGCTGGAGAAACAGCAAGCTGTTGAACTCAAGCAGGCAGGTCTCACAGCCTATAATCACAATCTTGATACTTCAAGGGAATATTATCCAAACATCATTACAACAAGGACATATGATGAGCGCCTAAAAACCCTTGAATTTGTTCGTGATGCAGGGATTAATGTTTGTTCTGGTAATCATGTTAACATTAAACACAATGGAACTTATTTGCAATTTGCTTTAACTTTATAATCAAATTTTCCCAGATGGATGTGATATAGCTTTTCGATTTCTTTCATATGTAGAATAGGCACATATACTGCAAGAAGTTTATCCATTCTAATTTTTTCTATGTGCTAAGGATCATAATATAAAGATCTTATTCATTTTGAACTTTTCTTTTTTACTCTTAGTTCTAGGATAAACAGTATTATTAAGTTATTTTGAACATTAGACATTATATTGAAGTAAGCTCCTTACAAGTGACTAACAATTAAAGGACTTACTTCTGAATAGTCTTACTGACCAATCGAGAATTGTTTACGCTTGACAGGAGGAATTATTGGGCTTGGAGAAGCAGAGGAGGACCGCGTAGGTTTGTTACATACATTGTCGACACTCCCCTCTCATCCAGAGAGTGTTCCTATTAATGCACTTGTTGCTGTAAAGGGAACCCCTCTCGAGGATCAGAAGGTTAGTTAATCTTACTGGTCGATTTGCGAAACGAGTAATGCTAGGGAGCCAACTTTTTTTAGTCAATATCAGccaactttttaaaaattattttatttatcttaaattttagacCCTATATCATAAATTTTTACTCTAGACTGTAAATTATAAAGCCTAAAACAAAGTTTGGCTAATGTTGACTAACTAAAAGTTGGTTCTAGTTACTTTTTCTATTTACTAGTTCTCATCAAACTTGTATTGGCAATGATAATACAAGTGGTTGATGCTTGCCGTTAAGCCATGTTGGGATTGTTGGCAACATCAAGGCTGCCTAAAACTAGATACTGACATTTCTATGCTATTTTTCAGCCTGTTGAAATATGGGAGATGATTCGAATGATAGCCACAGCGCGAATCATAATGCCTAAAGCAATGGTCAGGTTATCAGCCGGTAGAGTTCGGTTCTCCATGCCTGAGCAGGCACTATGTTTTCTTGCTGGTGCAAATTCTATCTTCACCGGCGAAAAGCTCCTCACCACTCCCAACAATGATTTCGATGCCGATCAACTCATGTTTAAACTTCTGGGACTGCTCCCAAAAGCGCCAAACTTAGATACGAATGAAACCAGTGATGCAGAGAATTACAAGGAAGCTGCTGCTTCTTCTAGTTGAGTTGATCAACAATTGTCTAACGTCTGTGGTCCTTCAACTTCTTCAACTGGCAGTTGATCcacattttctctcttttctcctctCCCTTGGATAACTTAAAGGTGCATTGAATATTAGGCGTCATGGAATTTGCCTATTCTATGGCTTGAAAACTTAAGACTATCAAACAATTAGATATTTTAagttgaaaacatttttatttttctatttattttcaatattttataaaaagtataagagagtgaagaatgTTTTATTACTATCAGTTGTGTGTATGTTACGAGAGGATTTTTCCTCTATTTATAGATACAAAAATTCAAACATTCAACTTTCATTAATCATTCAACTTTCATTAATTCTCAATTTGTATTGAGAAGTTAAGCTTTGAAAAGCTCAGCCGCCCACATTAATAGACATCCATTGTTATCATAACATTTCCCCTTGGATGTCTATTTAAGAATATACCTCATTAAAATCTTACTAAAGGAAAACCTTgtgggaaaaaaccttagtgaaggaaaacgagtacaatatcctttgtgatggggactgtctcattaaaaaccttgtcaagaaaaatccaatgtgaaaaaacctgaccaaggaaaaaagagtacagtttccccctcttgtcgacatcatttaatatatcaaaattcgcgcatcccaatctcatgcaCCAATCTTTCAaatgaggattttgggagtgaatttgtgaataaatctgccaggttgtcacttgagcggatttgttggatatcaattgtcccttgattttgaaaatcacgagtgaagaagaatttgggagaaatatgctttgttctatcgcctttgatatatccacccttaagttgagcaatgcatgctgtattatcttcaaacaggacagttagagctatcttatgatcaattagtACACATGATGAcataatatattggatcaaactcctgagctaaaacactcgcgacttgcttcatgtatcgctagtatttcagcatgattagaggaggttgctgctatcgtctgtttcgtagacttccatgatatagctgtaccaccatacgTGAAcaagtatcctgtttgagatctccctttgtgtggatcagacaagtatccagcatttGCATATCCAATTAGTTGTGatttggatccatagggataaaataatcccatatcaaccgttccatgaagatatcgaaagatttgtttgattccactccaatgtcttctggttagagaggaactatatcttgctagtaaattcacagcaaatgatatatcgggttgTGTATTAttggcaagatacattagcgctccaatggcactaagatatggtactttagGACCaaagatatcttcattttcttctttaggacggaattgatccttttccacatctaaagatcttacgatcattggggtactcaagggatgtgacttatctatataaaatcttttcaatatcttttctgtgtatgttgtttgatgaataaagatctcattttttatatgctcgatctgcaggccgagacaaaatttcgTCCTTCCAAggtctttcatctcaaactcttcttttagagtttttatcattgttggaatctcttcaaaagtcccaatgatatttaaatcatcaatgtacacaacaattataatgaatccagatgcagatttttttatgaaaacacacagacagatatcatcattcttaaatctatttttggccagatactcaataagacgattataccacattcgtccagattgctttagaccatataaagatctttgcaatttgactgagtataacccctgtgaatattcattggatggtttagatatctttagttcttcagggactttcatatagatatcccgatctaatgagccgtataaataggctgttaccacatccattaaatgcatatgcagtttatgatatgcagataaactgaacaaataacgcaatgttatcgcatccactacaggggaatacgtttcttcataatctataccaggCCTCTGTGAAAAATCTTGTGCTATAAGTTgagctttgtagcgcacaacttcatttctctcatttcattttctcacaaatatccattggtatccaacaggttttacatcttctggtgtacggactacaggttcaaagacttcacgtttgcaagtgagtctaacttagccttcatggcttctttccattttggccaatcattcctttgtcgacatttttcgactgatcttggctcaagatccttactttcatgcatgatatttaatgccacattatatgcaaatatttcattgacaattgtcttatttcggtcccatttttctcctgtaaagacataatttatcgagatctcgtcattttcacaactCTTAGGTACCTGAACATCTTCTAgcattaaaactatatcagaattttggacaactgcaggtgtctttactatgtctttttcaacagcaatcgtatttacctcttttctttttcgaggatttttgtctttggaactgaCAGGCTTGCCACGCTTCTGgcatgaatttgcttcagtggctatttgtccaactgggacatcaattcgaattggggcattttccgctggtatataagatttggttatcctctttgtatcgaaaaatgtattaggcaattcatttgctattctttgcaaatgtataatcttttgaacttctagttcacattgccctgatcgaggatctaaatgcatcaacgatgatgcattccaattaagttcctttctAGGAAGCTTATTCACTCCccttaatgttggaaattttgattcatcaaaatgacaatccataaatcgggctttaaatacatccccagtttgtatctcaagataccttactatagaaggagaatcatatccaacacatatccccaattttctttggggtcctattttggtgcgattaggtggtgcaatgggaacatatatcgcacatccgaatattcttaaatgggaaacatttggctgctggccaaaagctaattgtataagagagaactgatggtaactcgttggtctcaaacgaataagtactgcagcatgtaaaatagcattcccaaaccgaggttgggagatttgttctcataagcaagggtctagcaaaTAATTAGAggtgtttaataagtgattctgctaacccattttgtgcgtgaacataagctactggatattcaacacttattccattagccatacaataagcatcaaaggcttgggaagtaaattcaccaacattatcaagatgaattgctttgattggattttctggaaattgtgattttaatcgaataatttgagccagtaatttTGCAAACGCTAGGTtgtgagaagacaataagcacacatgtgaccatctcaaaGATGcatctatcaggaccataaaatatctaaaagatccacatggtggatgaataggttcacatatatcgccttgaatcctttctaggaattcaggggactcaaatccaatctttactggtgatggccttaaaattaacttcccttgagaacatgcagcacaataaaattcactagatttaagaatcttctggttctttagtgaatgttcatgggagttttcaataattctccgcatcatggttgttcccggatgacccaatcgatcgtgccaagttatgaattcatttgggctagtaaacttctggtttacaatggcatgtgattcaattgcactaatcttggtataatataacccagatgaaagtgagggcaacttttctaatataacctttttatttgaatcatgagttgtgatacataagtactcatgacttccctcattcatagtctcaatatgatatccattttggcgaatatctttaaagctcaacaagtttcttagagacttggtagataatagtgcattatttattacaaattttgttcctccaggaaacaaaattatagttcTTTCGAagccttcaatcacattgcctgagccaaaaatagtattaacatattcttcttttggcataagatgggtaaaatatatatcacttttgagaatggtgtgcgaacttgcactatccgcaaggcatacatcttcattatatatccttcccattttcttcaaagacaaataataataaaatgagtagtatgcacagttaaattgaatacttgatcgaaattatttttttaagaaacactgtacataaaaataatgtcatatactaaaattttattttaaaacttgacacatttaatgatttcaaaattcataaacattaatattttattatttatatacatcatatttgaaactcaaatacatagaaaataaaacttaacaataagttctttacattatttatttacatggatacttaacaatttcacatattaaactatttcatcattgatcaaatgaccaatatttccttcaggatcctcaaagaaatcagatacatcataatgagtggtggaattttcagcaacatcatttgaaacaaaattcgtttcctttcctttgtcgtcttttttcaaagatgcttgataaagatcgactaggtgccttggggtacgacaggtacgcgaccaatggtcctttccaccacaatggaaacacttatcctctgttgatttattttgcccaatatttctttctttatcccacttctggtgagatcctctcttttgaacataattccttttccttccataatttttcttgttattaaaaccttgccatttacctcttctggggtaatgatttgccgcGTTTACTTCcagaaatggggcggcgccagctgggcgtgCTTCATGATTCTTTAAGAGCAACTCGTTGTTgcattcagcaacaagaaggcaagaaattaactcagaatattttttaaatcctttttctcgataatactgctgcaggagcacattcaaggcatggaaggtcgagaaagttttctctaacatatcattatcagatatcttttccccacataattttattcatgaggtgattcaaaacattgccgaattatattcatttatggatttaaaatcctgtagacgcaagtgcgtccattcatatcgggcttgaggaagtatcaccattTTTTGacgattgtacctttcttcaaggtctttctaaagatttgtaggatcttttaatgtgagatattcatttttcaatccttcgtcaagatgacgacga from Arachis ipaensis cultivar K30076 chromosome B09, Araip1.1, whole genome shotgun sequence includes these protein-coding regions:
- the LOC107618248 gene encoding biotin synthase; the encoded protein is MFLVRPIFRRTHHLTPSIGVLQSCHGYSSSSDAAIQAERTIKEGPRNDWTLTEVKSIYDSPILDLLFHGAQVHRHAQNFREVQQCTLLSIKTGGCSEDCSYCPQSSRYNTGLKSQRLMNKDAVIEAAKKAKEAGSTRFCMGAAWRDTIGRKTNFNQILEYVKEIRDMGMEVCCTLGMLEKQQAVELKQAGLTAYNHNLDTSREYYPNIITTRTYDERLKTLEFVRDAGINVCSGGIIGLGEAEEDRVGLLHTLSTLPSHPESVPINALVAVKGTPLEDQKPVEIWEMIRMIATARIIMPKAMVRLSAGRVRFSMPEQALCFLAGANSIFTGEKLLTTPNNDFDADQLMFKLLGLLPKAPNLDTNETSDAENYKEAAASSS